The Glycine max cultivar Williams 82 chromosome 3, Glycine_max_v4.0, whole genome shotgun sequence sequence TACAGGATAACTACTACAATAGAgatcaaataaatcaaaaccTGTATTTTTTTATGACCTAATCTCCCAAACCAAACACAATTACCCAATGTTTAGTGCATCCACCATGACCATAGAAACAAAGAGGCCAATAActtcagaaaaggaaaaaacagtCGGGGTGGGGGTATATacttataattgaaataaaatagtaTAATGTTCTGCACTAATCCCTGTTTGTCAGTAGAAAATGGGTTTACCTTGCTCGTTCAATGGCATGAGTCTGTGTGGTTTCCGCGGAAGCTCTCTGTGCTCTGATATTCTTTATCATTTCAAGTTTAGAATTCACCAAAGGATCCTTATAGGCTGGGGATTTGCTTTTTTTCAACAGGATAGGCTTACAGGTTTTGGAGTCACTCTTAAAATGAGTGCTAGTATCAGTATCTCTTTTTTTTGCAGGTTTCTTCTTGGTAGGTTGGGTACCATCACTTGGCCTTCTTCTAGGTTTCCTTTCAGCTCCAACTTCACTGCCATGATACTTGGCCAATGCAGAACAAACTCTTTCGCGGTATTCCTGATTtagcagaaaaataaattggtCTTCAAGAGTGAAAAATAGTAACAGAAAGATTTTGCCACCAAATCTGCTATGGTTCTTAATAGGAGTACTTTGACAAAACTTTATTTGTTAGGGTACACTATTTTGACAAAACTTATCTACCACATTTGGTGTAACAAGTTGTTTCAACACATGTAAGACTGCAAGTCAAATTCCACAGCAAGGATGGGCCAAACATATACATATCAACATCCACTTTAGATAGGTTAACAATGATAGACACAAAAATAATGAGTAATTAAGCAACAACATCTCCATCTAAAACACGGAGCTTATGATTTGGACCTTTGACTATTCTGACTACAGTTCTTCCTTCCCCTTCCAACTTTTGTATAATAGAGAATTTGCACCATGGGCAGCCTTTGACCTAACTTTTTAGCAATAATCAGCATTTATTGAAATTTGGAAGACAATTTGTGAAACAGCTCAACATAGACAGGTTTTACAGCTGAAACAAAAGTAAATTTAAAGTTTCCAACAGGAGAATAACACCTCTACCACTAAGCCTCATATTCTAATTAATCCAGGTAGCTTACAGAAATCAGTTACTAGAGCTTTGTCTTACAACAAGCAACTGCTTAAGACTTAAGGAGCTTATACGAAAAGATTGGTGTACTGGTATCAAACAATCGAATACATGACAAATTCATTGAGCATACAAGTCTAAAAAATTTGATACCAGAAATACCATGTTTTCTAGTTAATACATGGAAGGGACAAAGTTGagcattaaaagtaaaaaaattatgtagaaAAATCTAGGAAACACTTAGTAGCAGTAAAGCCATAAATCACCAAATTTCAAGTGTTGAATGTATATAACATATAGACTTACAGGATCAGCCCATTTGGCAGCAATGGCTTCTGCAATTTTCCTTCTCTGTTCAGGGGACTTGGGTGCTCTTTTGCTAGATGGTGTCCTTGCCACTTGTTTCCTTTGTTCAACACTCATCAACCAGTCCTGCTTCAGCTGTTCATCCAATGTCTCATAAGAATTCCACTGCAGCTCTTCCTGACCAACATAGCCTTGCCTAGAAGCTTCTGCAATTAAATTCTGCCACTCAAAGCAGCAAGATTCCTGCACCATCTTCTTTCCACGCCTCTTTTCCCATCGTCTTCTCACTCCAGCGCCAATCTTCTTTCTTGTTTCTGAACTGTGCAATCAATAAAGAAGGCATATACTTATCAGCAACAAAGGAGCAGTATTTAGTAGTAACATGGAAAGGCATATACTTACGTTTGTGCATGCCCAAGATTAACGAGCTTCATTTTGACCTGAATTACCAAATGTTGTTAAGAAATCTATAGaaaccaaaattgaaaaaccCAAGAACCAGTCCATGTCCTCATTTACAACTAATTAATCATAGATACATGCTGAGTTATAAGAAAGGGAGAATAAATTTCGAAGAGATATAGAGTGTTTCGAAatagtgagaaggaaaaggtgAAAATGGTATTGAATTAAGATGGATAGGATGTTGTTGAACAAAGACATAAGAATATTCTTACATGACATCACCTTAGGATTCTGCATTGCGagccttgttctttctttgattTTCTGCAAAGTCTCTGGATGGATAGATAGATACTgaaaattagaagagaaaaaagaaaagaaaagaaaagaaaggatggTAAATAGTAATAGTACCGGGAGTGTGCTTTCTTCCTTTGTTCCAAGGGATGTTTCCTTTATTAGCTTTGGAAATCCGCATTCTTCTCAACTTCTCCCTATCATCAGGAGGCTCGGAGAATTCGAGCAGAAAACCGGGAGGGTGAGGAACATCCAAGTGCGGTTTTGCATCCAAAGTGGCTGCAACAGCCTTAATGACATTCAAGTTTCTAATTTTAAGGGTGTGGAATGAAATCCAAGAAGGTCCTCCTTTAGCATGATATGGCATTGGGATTGGGCTCCTCAGAGTCAGAGAATATCGGAAGGATAGTTGCGCATTTGTTATCTCTGCTCACAACAGAATGAATGAGAATGAGTAGAAGATAAAATTAggagcagagagagagagagagagagagagagagagagtagttACCAAACAAAGGCATGGGAGCTCAGGTCAGCTCAGGTAAGAGAGTGGGTGCAATTCAGCAAAACGTCAAGTGCATCGGAAGAAGGAAGCTTGCTGCTTGTTCGCACGCACACCACAAAGCCGAAGCAAATAGGATAATGTAACCAGTTTCATCCTTCTTATTGGGCCTCACATCCTTTTTACTTATAAGCCCTCCTCCTTTTGAATGGACgctataaacatatttttgttatctGTACCTCCCATTGCTTTTGCTTTTTCCTGTCAGCTCATCGCTTGCCCAGGCCAATCACCCACCATCACAAgtaaaatttgttattaattatttctcgtcttcatcaaattttatatttcttgtaaaattctttttttaggtttacttcttattattttgttttactcaTGGTTAATACCGAACGCAGTACACTTAACACTCATGGTTGTTGAAATTTGACGTCAACGATTAGcaatcatttctttcaaggttctTTACAATTTTCTGTAACCTCCCTTCATTGATCGGCGTTATAAGTTATTCTGAAAGCAAAATGTCTCGCGGTAGAAAATCTTGCTTGTGGCTcagttgcttcctgcacctccgATATCTTTTTTAACTTTCAGAACACTTAAtctgaaatataaaattatattctagaataattttctgaaatataaatttttacattcGGGAATTGTAATTTTCTGAAATATATAacttatcttctaatttttttgaagaaaaaacataaaaaaaaaacttatgttttattctccaaaaaaaaaaaaacgatttcAACTAATTACCGAGACATTGGTTGTGACCATTACCATATTTTCCTTTAATTATCTTCGTTTTAGTTTTTGGTACAttggaataaataaaaaagacaactAAAGCACTAAGCAAAGGGGGAGATCCTTCCTGGAAAGTTCCAGAATTGCATCAGGCGGAGTCATCCATGGAAATCGTTCGAGCACCTGATGTCCCACCACTTTGATGCCTGCCTGCTTAGATTTCAAGGAAAATCTAAGACTAAAATACaagacttgtaaaaaaaaattattttttcttttagagaaTGAGATTTTACCAGAGGGAAGAAAGACTGAGGATAAAGCCCGTGAATTACttctatataaaattataatttgcttgttatagttattatatatatatatatatatcatatttttcatatattctaaCTTTACCAGAGGGAGTTTCGTTTTGTTTCGTGTTCTTCAagcaatcttcttctttttcttctttctattaGGGAGTCACCATTCTTATCTCTAATTTTTCTGTTTACATCCTCATGcgctaaaaaaaaattgttcgcAAAATACCATTTTTAAAACACGTTTCTGGTGCCTAAGAAGTGGTGTGAAATAATacacaacataaatatattttcattctgTAATTTACATAACGTTTTCATTTGTGTATTTTTTCATCCAATATTATTTAACAGAAATACGTATTTGTAGGTATTGttaattctttttgaaaaaaattgttattaagtataaaaaattattttttaattattattaaattaattatgatacaaaTCATCTTAATGATGATACACGTtgcctttttatttaatatacacattctttttttaaatgatttttttggatattttaacAATGAAATCGTGTtttcatgaaaagaaaaatttttaaataacaaatttttaaagcGCATCAGGGGTGTTAATAGCAAAAGATGAGGTAAGAATAGCAACATCCATCTCTTTTTGTTCTGCCTAGGTCAGTTAAAAATCTTTTCTcataaattactatttaaaaaaatagggattttatctaattattataattaataatcaattatcaagTGATGAAAATAacgaataaaataatttacttaaggcgtaaattattaaatttattattttaatacttgaattttgaaattgttttttaatctcTCACATAAGTATGTGccatgtgaaaaataaatatggtatattttagttttcaatttttttaattttaaatttttaaatattattttcgaCGGTCAAAATTTACCcgaataaataaacaaaaaaagattaaaatcctattaataaacaaaactatatgattttttattttacttattttttacagTTTTTTATTGTCAGAAAtcgtatttttaattataatataatttatatatttaataatatctatttattataacattataaaatttaattatataacgtAAATATTTATACAGAGgctaaaatactattttatccTAAAAGAAAAGTACTGGATGATTATCTGCctataaaatcatatatgtaGTGGTTTTTGGCATACCAGACTCACAAAAGTTAACAAGGTAAGGAATCATTGTCAACCCCCCTCCCACTGGAAGAGACCATAACCAAAAAGCTTTGTCGTCTCTCTCGTCAGTTATATACTTTGACGGGTTCGTGCTTGTAGACTTTTCTAGTCCAAATTCCATCATTCATTGGTTACAACCAATCCAAATTTCGCGAATGACTTTTCACTCATTTTCttctaataaattatgattaatattgccaaaaatacatatttatattttagaaatttaaatactctcgtattattaaataatataacatgaTTATATTAAATGGaaacaaacatttttatttttttttactaaaagccTTAGAGACACGGTTCCTATAGCATAAATTAACATCtcttatatattacattaaaagaCTTATGAACACATGATAATCACAGGAAATTGGTTGGAAGTTGGG is a genomic window containing:
- the LOC100306569 gene encoding uncharacterized protein, with the translated sequence MPLFEITNAQLSFRYSLTLRSPIPMPYHAKGGPSWISFHTLKIRNLNVIKAVAATLDAKPHLDVPHPPGFLLEFSEPPDDREKLRRMRISKANKGNIPWNKGRKHTPETLQKIKERTRLAMQNPKVKMKLVNLGHAQTSETRKKIGAGVRRRWEKRRGKKMVQESCCFEWQNLIAEASRQGYVGQEELQWNSYETLDEQLKQDWLMSVEQRKQVARTPSSKRAPKSPEQRRKIAEAIAAKWADPEYRERVCSALAKYHGSEVGAERKPRRRPSDGTQPTKKKPAKKRDTDTSTHFKSDSKTCKPILLKKSKSPAYKDPLVNSKLEMIKNIRAQRASAETTQTHAIERARVLIAEAEKAAKALEVAATKSPIAQFSLIETRKLIAEAIQSLESIDTQAITDSNVPLVGLNDVNEEKGSAFEVLNQLQMAQVNGHTTLSSSDYKFTEDFGKFSLEKPVNGNPEFLLSNGCTSLPFSLNSQINESNPSNQQREAEQDQRSEYETDPSPTVMEIHSLENETMSSSPVSTKKWVRGRLVEVAEEKQ